From the Blastopirellula marina genome, one window contains:
- a CDS encoding SLC13 family permease — translation MEFLQAAHPWIAIATTLGVFLAIQFARRVPVDLLFLLALCFVTLAGVISPQMAISGFASRAVIAISALLVVSAGLRKTGVLDWIGGKILGRATNERSALLRLTGPIVVSAAFVLNTALVAMMMPVILDWCRQRNLSPSKLLLPLSYLTILGGVCTLIGTSTTLVVNEKLRDSVVIVENEIKDLESKITAAKPDDRPALETRLANRKKILPNVQPMGFFEISWIGIPCALVGSLYMLVLGQRFLPGKRDIMEMLGDQQREYLVEMMVQPDCPLIDRTVEAAGLRNLHGLFLIEIDREGDIITPVTPRDFVRSGDRLVFTGLVNTIVDLEKIPGLIPAADRTYEFHPQSRVQRHLTEVVLSPSSPLIGTTVRKANFRQLYNAAVVAVHRNGQRLPNKIGNIELEVGDTLLLQTRTDFIAQHRNNRDFYLVSSVDDAEPRRHDRALISGGLMILLILWLCLTSVFSGFEFAGGWGSPAIAALTIAGLMILTQCLSASEARGALDMQVIVTIAAALGLGNALWESGAAQMIAEGLVSAVGTNPFVLLVVIYLLTVVFTETITNTAVAALLLPIAVAIAQQSDLSPRPFIMAIAIGASMAFLTPIGYQTNLMVMGPGGYTPRDYLKSGIPLAILIAITSITLIPRIWSF, via the coding sequence ATGGAATTCCTGCAAGCTGCACATCCCTGGATTGCCATCGCTACCACTCTCGGAGTATTCCTCGCGATTCAATTTGCACGACGTGTCCCAGTCGATTTGTTGTTCCTTCTGGCACTCTGCTTTGTCACGCTGGCCGGGGTCATTTCCCCACAGATGGCAATCAGTGGCTTCGCTAGTCGGGCAGTGATTGCCATCAGCGCGTTGCTGGTGGTCTCGGCCGGACTTCGAAAGACAGGTGTGCTGGATTGGATCGGGGGAAAAATCCTCGGTCGCGCGACAAACGAACGCTCTGCCCTGCTCCGGCTCACTGGCCCAATCGTGGTTTCGGCCGCGTTTGTTTTGAATACTGCTCTGGTCGCCATGATGATGCCGGTCATTCTCGACTGGTGCCGGCAGCGAAATCTGTCCCCTTCCAAACTACTGCTTCCCCTGAGCTACCTGACCATCCTGGGAGGTGTCTGCACGCTGATCGGTACAAGCACGACACTGGTTGTGAATGAAAAGCTACGCGACAGCGTCGTGATTGTTGAGAACGAAATCAAAGATCTCGAGTCCAAGATCACAGCAGCCAAGCCTGATGATCGCCCTGCACTGGAAACACGTCTTGCCAATCGCAAGAAGATTCTCCCCAACGTGCAACCGATGGGCTTCTTTGAAATCAGTTGGATCGGGATTCCATGTGCACTCGTCGGTAGCTTGTACATGCTGGTGCTTGGGCAGCGATTTCTACCCGGTAAACGAGACATCATGGAAATGTTGGGGGACCAGCAACGCGAATACCTGGTAGAAATGATGGTTCAGCCCGATTGCCCGTTGATCGACCGAACGGTCGAAGCGGCCGGTCTGCGCAATCTGCATGGACTGTTCCTCATCGAAATCGATCGCGAGGGCGACATCATCACGCCGGTGACTCCGCGCGACTTCGTCCGCTCTGGCGATCGACTCGTCTTCACTGGACTGGTGAACACGATCGTCGACCTCGAAAAAATCCCCGGGCTGATTCCCGCCGCCGACAGGACTTACGAGTTCCACCCCCAATCGCGTGTCCAGCGTCACCTTACCGAGGTCGTCTTGAGTCCTTCGTCTCCCTTGATCGGTACGACGGTAAGAAAGGCGAATTTCCGTCAGTTGTACAACGCGGCGGTTGTCGCCGTGCATCGCAACGGGCAACGCCTACCCAACAAGATTGGCAATATCGAACTTGAGGTAGGGGACACCTTACTGCTGCAAACTCGCACGGACTTCATTGCCCAACATCGAAACAATCGAGATTTCTACCTGGTCAGTAGCGTAGACGATGCCGAACCTCGGCGTCACGACCGAGCCCTTATTTCCGGCGGCCTGATGATTTTGCTGATCCTTTGGTTGTGCCTGACATCGGTGTTTTCCGGTTTTGAATTTGCTGGCGGCTGGGGCAGCCCCGCGATCGCTGCGTTAACAATCGCTGGCCTAATGATTTTGACCCAGTGTCTTTCCGCATCTGAAGCGCGTGGTGCGCTCGACATGCAGGTCATCGTGACAATCGCTGCGGCTCTGGGGTTGGGCAATGCCCTTTGGGAAAGTGGTGCCGCTCAGATGATCGCAGAGGGACTCGTTTCCGCGGTCGGTACCAATCCGTTTGTCCTGCTTGTTGTGATTTATCTGCTGACGGTTGTCTTTACCGAAACGATTACCAACACGGCGGTCGCGGCGCTGCTGCTTCCGATCGCGGTAGCCATCGCCCAGCAAAGCGATTTGAGCCCGAGACCATTCATCATGGCCATCGCTATCGGAGCATCGATGGCCTTTCTTACCCCTATTGGCTATCAAACCAATCTTATGGTCATGGGACCCGGTGGCTACACACCGCGCGACTATCTCAAGTCAGGTATTCCACTGGCGATTCTCATCGCCATTACGTCCATCACGTTGATACCGCGGATCTGGTCGTTCTAA
- a CDS encoding DUF1559 domain-containing protein, with amino-acid sequence MKSSRLRSGFTLVELLVVIAIIGVLIALLLPAVQQAREAARRSECSNNLKQIGLATHMFHDTYTKLPPLVNCQQGYSVWVHLMPFAEQNAQYELLHAVNTDNWKDVIFANLTQQQKEGVSSISYMTCPSRRSGVQMKDSGGQQGPWSDYGAVGYDSSSTVFNAYHNPNDSSHVNDIKSILRVGIPTSPGDNNPCGEANPRDSFARVTDGLSNTLMFGEKGLGKDQVGVCCGSTGADGSFLYSSDGWREFSVASSIRLRLGRGPNDNARPDNGQGHGSWHPGITQFVLGDGSVRGISTNISQSTLENLGNAMDGNVIGEF; translated from the coding sequence ATGAAGTCTTCTCGTTTGCGATCAGGCTTTACTCTGGTCGAATTGTTGGTTGTGATCGCAATTATTGGTGTCTTGATCGCGCTACTTCTGCCCGCGGTGCAACAGGCTCGTGAGGCCGCTCGACGTAGCGAGTGCTCGAACAACCTGAAGCAGATCGGCTTGGCGACCCACATGTTCCACGATACGTATACCAAACTGCCTCCGTTGGTGAATTGCCAACAAGGTTACAGTGTCTGGGTACACCTAATGCCGTTCGCTGAACAGAACGCCCAGTACGAGTTGCTGCATGCCGTTAATACCGACAACTGGAAAGACGTGATCTTTGCGAACCTCACCCAGCAACAGAAGGAAGGTGTCAGTTCGATCTCGTACATGACTTGCCCTTCACGTCGAAGCGGCGTCCAGATGAAAGACTCGGGTGGCCAGCAGGGCCCATGGAGCGACTACGGTGCCGTCGGTTACGACTCGTCCAGCACCGTGTTTAACGCTTACCACAACCCAAACGACAGTTCGCATGTGAACGACATCAAGAGCATTCTGCGAGTTGGTATTCCTACCAGCCCTGGCGACAATAACCCATGTGGCGAAGCGAATCCGCGTGACTCGTTCGCACGCGTCACGGACGGTCTAAGCAACACCCTGATGTTTGGCGAAAAGGGGCTTGGCAAAGATCAGGTTGGCGTTTGTTGCGGCTCGACTGGTGCCGATGGTTCGTTCCTCTACTCGTCCGACGGATGGCGAGAGTTTTCGGTCGCTAGTTCTATTCGTCTCCGCCTAGGGCGAGGTCCAAATGACAACGCTCGACCGGACAACGGGCAGGGGCACGGAAGCTGGCATCCTGGCATTACCCAGTTTGTTCTGGGTGACGGATCGGTCCGAGGCATTTCGACCAACATTTCGCAAAGCACCCTGGAAAACCTGGGCAATGCTATGGATGGCAATGTGATTGGCGAGTTTTAG
- a CDS encoding carboxypeptidase regulatory-like domain-containing protein, translated as MKRTLLLAACLLLLIGGMGCSQQTENAVFGTVQYADGTPMAQGELIFDDGKYSDIAPIDSEGNFSVVKGLPAGTYKVTLGGVMEPDAKGNYSPIVHKRYLEYKSTDLNVTVPLGDEPVKFMIDRPKK; from the coding sequence ATGAAACGCACACTCCTTCTTGCTGCTTGTCTCCTGCTGCTTATTGGCGGGATGGGATGTAGCCAACAGACAGAAAACGCCGTATTCGGCACAGTTCAGTACGCAGATGGAACTCCTATGGCACAGGGAGAACTCATCTTCGACGACGGGAAGTATTCCGATATCGCACCGATCGACAGCGAAGGCAACTTTTCCGTCGTGAAAGGCCTGCCGGCTGGAACGTATAAAGTGACACTCGGAGGCGTGATGGAACCCGATGCCAAAGGCAACTATTCGCCGATCGTGCACAAGCGTTACCTCGAATACAAATCGACGGATCTTAACGTTACGGTGCCCCTCGGAGATGAGCCCGTCAAGTTTATGATCGATCGCCCGAAGAAGTAA